A genome region from Streptomyces pratensis includes the following:
- a CDS encoding 2-hydroxyacid dehydrogenase codes for MEILAFGVQSDEKPLIEKAFAGLHDVRCLDVFLTEDTAPIAAGYEIISTSVNADLGSQVLQTLAAGGTQMIAQRSTGFNNIDLDVAERLALRVARVSYYSPYSVAEFAWTLAMAVNRRIVRAVSRTRDFDFRLDGLLGRDMHGRTVGVVGTGKIGEAFTRIAHGFGMDLLGWDIAENPECTELGMTYVDKEQLFAEADLISLHVPLLPATQHIIGADALSVMKDDAILVNSSRGGLVDTRALVAELRAGRFTGVGLDVYEAEAGLFYVDKSMEGIDDDTLARLVTFPNVIVTSHQAYYTRDAVGQIIDATVQNVTDYLAGRCSDNFLVPALPAR; via the coding sequence GTGGAAATCCTGGCATTCGGTGTGCAGTCCGACGAGAAGCCCCTGATCGAGAAGGCCTTCGCCGGCCTGCACGATGTCCGCTGCCTGGACGTCTTCCTCACCGAGGACACCGCTCCGATCGCCGCCGGCTACGAGATCATCTCCACCAGCGTCAACGCCGACCTCGGCAGCCAGGTCCTGCAGACCCTCGCGGCGGGCGGCACGCAGATGATCGCCCAACGCTCCACCGGCTTCAACAACATCGACCTGGACGTCGCCGAACGGCTCGCCCTGCGCGTCGCCCGCGTCTCGTACTACTCCCCCTACTCGGTCGCCGAATTCGCCTGGACCCTGGCGATGGCCGTCAACCGCCGTATCGTCCGCGCGGTGAGCCGCACCCGGGACTTCGACTTCCGGCTCGACGGGCTCCTCGGCCGCGACATGCACGGCCGCACGGTCGGCGTGGTCGGAACGGGGAAGATCGGCGAGGCGTTCACCCGGATCGCCCACGGTTTCGGCATGGATCTTCTCGGCTGGGACATCGCCGAGAACCCCGAGTGCACGGAGCTCGGGATGACCTACGTGGACAAGGAGCAGCTCTTCGCCGAGGCGGACCTGATCAGCCTCCATGTGCCGCTGCTGCCGGCCACCCAGCACATCATCGGCGCCGACGCGCTGTCCGTGATGAAGGACGACGCGATCCTGGTCAACTCCAGCCGGGGCGGCCTCGTCGACACCCGCGCACTCGTCGCCGAGCTGCGGGCCGGCCGGTTCACGGGTGTCGGGCTCGATGTCTACGAGGCCGAGGCGGGGCTCTTCTACGTCGACAAGTCCATGGAGGGCATCGACGACGACACCCTTGCCCGGCTCGTCACCTTCCCCAACGTCATCGTGACCTCACACCAGGCCTACTACACGCGTGACGCCGTGGGGCAGATCATCGACGCCACCGTGCAGAACGTCACCGACTACCTGGCGGGCCGGTGCAGCGACAACTTCCTCGTCCCGGCGCTTCCCGCCCGCTAG
- a CDS encoding 6-phosphofructokinase: protein MRVGVLTGGGDCPGLNAVIRAVVRKGVQEYGYDFTGFRDGWRGPLEGMAVPLSIPAVRGILPRGGTILGSSRTNPFDAEYAGQGVRRIKDSLAAHGIESLIAIGGEDTLGVAGRLSDEYGVKCVGVPKTIDNDLSATDYTFGFDTAVGIATEAIDRLHTTAESHMRVLVVEVMGRHAGWIALHSGLAGGANVILIPEQRFDTDQVCEWVTSRFRASYAPIVVVAEGAAPAQGEMILKDDTHDSFGHVRLSGVGEWLAKEIERRTGKEARTTVLGHVQRGGTPSAFDRWLATRFGLHAIDAVHEGVSGVMVALQGTDIVRVPIAEATARLKTVDPALYAEAGVFFG from the coding sequence ATGCGGGTCGGAGTACTGACCGGGGGCGGCGACTGCCCCGGGCTCAACGCGGTCATCCGCGCCGTCGTCCGTAAGGGCGTACAGGAGTACGGCTACGACTTCACCGGCTTCCGGGACGGCTGGCGCGGCCCCCTGGAGGGCATGGCCGTACCGCTGTCCATACCGGCGGTGCGCGGCATCCTGCCGCGCGGCGGCACGATTCTCGGCTCCTCCCGGACCAATCCCTTCGACGCCGAGTACGCCGGCCAGGGGGTCCGCCGAATCAAGGACAGCCTTGCCGCGCACGGGATCGAGTCCCTGATCGCCATCGGCGGCGAGGACACGCTCGGCGTGGCGGGGAGGCTGTCCGACGAATACGGCGTCAAGTGTGTCGGCGTCCCCAAGACCATCGACAACGACCTTTCCGCCACCGACTACACCTTCGGCTTCGACACCGCCGTCGGCATCGCGACCGAGGCCATCGACCGGCTCCACACGACGGCCGAATCCCACATGCGGGTACTCGTCGTCGAGGTGATGGGGCGGCACGCGGGCTGGATCGCGCTCCACTCGGGCCTGGCCGGCGGGGCCAACGTCATCCTCATCCCGGAGCAGCGCTTCGACACCGATCAGGTCTGCGAGTGGGTCACCTCCCGTTTCAGGGCGAGCTACGCGCCGATCGTCGTGGTGGCCGAGGGCGCGGCGCCCGCGCAGGGCGAGATGATCCTCAAGGACGACACCCACGACTCCTTCGGTCATGTCCGGCTCTCGGGTGTCGGTGAATGGCTGGCCAAGGAGATCGAGCGGCGCACCGGCAAGGAGGCCAGGACGACCGTCCTCGGCCATGTCCAGCGCGGCGGCACACCGAGCGCCTTCGACCGCTGGCTGGCCACCCGCTTCGGGCTGCACGCCATCGACGCGGTTCACGAGGGCGTCTCCGGTGTGATGGTCGCCCTCCAGGGGACGGACATCGTGCGGGTGCCGATCGCGGAGGCGACGGCCCGCCTGAAGACCGTCGACCCGGCCCTGTACGCGGAAGCGGGGGTCTTCTTCGGCTGA
- a CDS encoding response regulator, whose amino-acid sequence MSTPNTQASEERAIRVMVVDDHPMWRDAVARDLTESGFDVVATAGDGPGAVRRARAAGPDVLVLDLNLPGMPGAQVCKELVGSHPGLRVLVLSASGEHADVLEAVKSGATGYLLKSASTQELTDAVRATAAGDPVFTPGLAGLVLGEYRRLASDPAPAAPDQPKVPQLTDRETEVLRLVAKGLSYKQIAERLVISHRTVQNHVQNTLGKLQLHNRVELVRYAIEAGLDDV is encoded by the coding sequence ATGAGTACACCGAACACGCAGGCGTCCGAGGAGCGGGCCATCAGGGTGATGGTCGTCGACGACCACCCCATGTGGCGCGACGCCGTTGCCCGCGATCTGACCGAATCCGGGTTCGACGTGGTCGCGACCGCGGGCGACGGCCCGGGAGCCGTCCGGCGGGCCAGGGCAGCCGGGCCCGACGTCCTGGTGCTCGACCTGAATCTGCCGGGGATGCCAGGTGCCCAGGTCTGCAAGGAGCTCGTCGGCTCCCACCCGGGGCTGCGCGTCCTGGTGCTCTCCGCCAGTGGCGAGCACGCCGATGTCCTGGAGGCCGTGAAGTCGGGCGCCACCGGCTATCTGCTCAAGTCGGCCAGCACCCAGGAACTGACGGACGCCGTGCGCGCCACCGCGGCCGGTGACCCGGTCTTCACGCCGGGCCTCGCCGGGCTGGTCCTCGGCGAATACCGCCGGCTCGCCTCCGACCCCGCACCCGCGGCCCCCGACCAGCCCAAGGTCCCCCAGCTCACCGACCGCGAGACGGAGGTCCTGCGGCTGGTGGCCAAGGGACTCTCGTACAAGCAGATCGCCGAGCGTCTGGTCATCTCCCACCGGACCGTGCAGAACCACGTCCAGAACACCCTGGGCAAGCTCCAGCTGCACAACCGGGTGGAGCTCGTGCGTTACGCCATCGAAGCCGGCCTCGACGACGTCTGA
- the macS gene encoding MacS family sensor histidine kinase, with protein sequence MAARERVVRMSVEQPLWRALTAYRVLTLIYAALLAGLGREKFERPWVAVVFLAFLAVWTLVTLPRVANAASCTKRFLGMDLTVALAGIMLTPLADFDAQHMDGPTLPSIWTAGSVLAFALKGGWRWAAFASTLVAAANIVERGEPSKDTFHNVVLVWVASIAIGYVVEVARASERTLARALEIEAATRERERLARDIHDSVLQVLAMVQRRGTALGGEAAELGRMAGEQEVALRTLVSSGLVPPTRVSEDSAEGAVVRAVDADATESAESDLRALLAVHAGSRVSFAEPGAPVLLAAGAARELAAAVSAALDNVRVHAGPDAQAWILVEDEPDAVIVTVRDDGPGIPEGRLDQAEGEGRLGVALSIRGRLRDLGGTAELISVPGQGTEVELKVPKVSRGKAGPAR encoded by the coding sequence ATGGCCGCGCGTGAACGGGTCGTACGGATGTCGGTCGAGCAGCCGCTGTGGCGGGCGCTGACCGCGTACCGGGTGCTGACGCTGATCTACGCGGCGCTGCTCGCGGGGCTGGGACGCGAGAAGTTCGAACGGCCCTGGGTGGCCGTCGTCTTCCTGGCGTTCCTCGCTGTCTGGACGCTCGTCACCCTCCCCAGGGTGGCCAACGCGGCCAGCTGCACCAAGCGCTTCCTCGGCATGGACCTCACCGTCGCCCTGGCCGGGATCATGCTGACGCCCCTCGCCGACTTCGACGCCCAGCACATGGACGGCCCGACGCTCCCGTCGATCTGGACCGCGGGGTCCGTACTCGCCTTCGCACTGAAGGGCGGCTGGCGCTGGGCGGCCTTCGCCTCCACGCTCGTCGCCGCCGCCAACATCGTCGAGCGCGGTGAACCCAGCAAGGACACATTCCACAACGTGGTGCTGGTATGGGTCGCCTCCATCGCCATCGGCTACGTCGTCGAGGTGGCCCGGGCCAGCGAACGCACCCTGGCGCGGGCCCTGGAGATCGAGGCCGCCACCCGGGAGCGGGAGCGGCTCGCACGCGACATCCATGACAGCGTCCTCCAGGTGCTGGCCATGGTCCAGCGACGCGGCACGGCCCTGGGCGGGGAAGCCGCTGAGCTCGGCCGGATGGCCGGGGAGCAGGAGGTCGCCCTGCGGACCCTGGTCTCCAGCGGCCTGGTGCCCCCGACACGGGTCTCCGAGGACAGTGCGGAGGGCGCGGTGGTCCGCGCGGTGGACGCCGACGCGACGGAGAGCGCCGAGTCCGATCTGCGCGCCCTGCTCGCCGTGCACGCGGGTTCCCGGGTCAGCTTCGCCGAGCCCGGGGCCCCGGTGCTGCTGGCGGCCGGCGCCGCGCGCGAGCTCGCCGCCGCCGTGAGCGCCGCGCTGGACAACGTCAGGGTCCACGCCGGGCCTGACGCCCAGGCCTGGATCCTCGTCGAGGACGAGCCGGACGCGGTGATCGTCACGGTCCGGGACGACGGCCCGGGCATCCCGGAGGGCAGGCTCGACCAGGCGGAAGGGGAGGGCCGGCTGGGCGTCGCCCTGTCGATCCGCGGCCGGCTGCGCGATCTGGGAGGCACAGCAGAGCTGATCTCGGTACCCGGCCAGGGCACCGAGGTCGAGTTGAAGGTTCCGAAGGTTTCACGGGGGAAGGCAGGACCGGCCCGATGA
- a CDS encoding lysophospholipid acyltransferase family protein: MIYGAMKFSIGGSLKLAFRPWVEGLENIPAHGPAVLASNHLSFSDSFFLPAVLDRKVTFIAKAEYFTAPGVKGKLTAAFFKGVGQLPVDRSGGRGAGEAAIKAGIQVIESGGLFGIYPEGTRSPDGRLYRGKPGGLARVALATGAPVIPVAMIDTEKIQPPGQVVPRMMRPGIRIGKPLDFSRYQGMDGDRFILRSVTDEVMYEIMKLSGQEYVDIYATAAKRQIAEAAKNKGTERSGA; the protein is encoded by the coding sequence TTGATCTACGGCGCAATGAAGTTCTCCATCGGCGGGTCCCTGAAGCTCGCGTTCAGGCCGTGGGTGGAGGGTCTGGAGAACATCCCCGCACACGGGCCGGCGGTCCTCGCTAGCAACCATCTGTCGTTCTCGGACTCCTTCTTCCTGCCGGCCGTCCTCGACCGGAAGGTGACCTTCATCGCCAAGGCGGAGTACTTCACCGCACCTGGGGTGAAGGGCAAGCTCACCGCGGCGTTCTTCAAGGGCGTGGGGCAGCTCCCGGTGGACCGCTCCGGCGGCCGCGGTGCGGGCGAGGCGGCCATCAAGGCGGGAATCCAGGTGATCGAGAGCGGCGGGCTCTTCGGCATCTATCCGGAGGGCACCCGGTCACCCGACGGACGGCTCTACCGTGGCAAGCCCGGAGGCCTCGCCCGGGTGGCCCTCGCCACCGGTGCGCCCGTCATCCCCGTAGCGATGATCGACACGGAGAAGATCCAGCCGCCCGGCCAGGTGGTGCCCAGGATGATGCGGCCCGGCATCAGGATCGGCAAGCCGCTGGACTTCAGCCGCTACCAGGGCATGGACGGCGACCGGTTCATCCTGCGCTCGGTGACCGACGAGGTGATGTACGAGATCATGAAGCTCTCGGGCCAGGAGTACGTGGACATCTACGCGACCGCGGCCAAGCGGCAGATCGCCGAGGCCGCGAAGAACAAGGGGACGGAGCGGTCCGGCGCATAG
- a CDS encoding alpha/beta hydrolase, whose amino-acid sequence MPVLPGAEPFRHEGGEVGVLLCHGFTGSPQSLRPWADYLAERGLTVSLPLLPGHGTRWEDMVVTGWQDWYAEVDRELRALRAQCEQVFVFGLSMGGALALRLAAKHGDEIAGLVLVNPANKVHGLSAYALPVARHVVRTTKGLTSDIALKGAEEVGYDRVPLHAAHSVRAFFRLVDADLPQVTQPIVLLHSPQDHVVPPADSARILSRVSSRDVDEILLEQSYHVATLDHDAGRIFDESYRFIGRLATDAGKKGSTSGG is encoded by the coding sequence GTGCCGGTCCTCCCTGGAGCCGAGCCGTTCCGCCACGAGGGCGGAGAGGTCGGCGTCCTCCTCTGTCACGGATTCACGGGTTCGCCGCAGTCGCTGCGCCCCTGGGCGGACTACCTCGCGGAGCGCGGTCTGACCGTGTCCCTCCCCCTGCTGCCCGGTCACGGGACGCGCTGGGAGGACATGGTGGTCACGGGCTGGCAGGACTGGTACGCGGAGGTGGACCGGGAGCTGCGGGCGCTGCGGGCACAGTGCGAGCAGGTCTTCGTCTTCGGCCTCTCCATGGGCGGGGCCCTGGCGCTGCGCCTCGCCGCGAAACACGGTGACGAGATCGCGGGCCTGGTGCTGGTGAACCCGGCGAACAAGGTGCACGGCCTGTCGGCGTACGCCCTGCCGGTGGCCCGGCACGTGGTGCGGACGACGAAGGGGCTGACCAGCGACATCGCCCTGAAGGGTGCCGAGGAGGTCGGCTACGACCGGGTACCGCTGCACGCCGCGCATTCCGTGCGGGCGTTCTTCCGTCTGGTCGACGCCGATCTGCCCCAGGTCACCCAGCCGATCGTGCTTCTGCACAGCCCGCAGGACCATGTCGTGCCACCGGCCGACTCGGCGCGGATCCTCAGCCGGGTCTCGTCCAGGGACGTCGACGAGATCCTCCTGGAACAGAGCTACCACGTCGCGACGTTGGACCACGATGCGGGGCGGATCTTCGACGAGAGCTACCGGTTCATCGGCCGCCTCGCAACCGACGCTGGCAAGAAGGGGAGCACGTCCGGTGGCTGA
- a CDS encoding endonuclease/exonuclease/phosphatase family protein: MVTMPMPLPDSRTEPDGSAVIRVLSYNVRSLRDDTEALARVIRACAPDLVCVQEAPRFFRWRKAAARLAAMTDLVILSGGATAAGPLLLCSLRATVERTEDVLLPLTPGLHRRGLATAVVRIAGARLGVVSCHLSLQREERQAQAGILLDRIGAMDVPHAVVAGDLNDVPEGGAFRRLAGRLQDCRVVRPWGGELTFPPDAPRKRIDAVFATGGIEVLGCGVPADLPGVTDADLRAATDHLPVLAALRVPAGG, encoded by the coding sequence ATGGTCACGATGCCGATGCCCTTGCCCGACTCCCGTACCGAGCCGGACGGTTCGGCCGTCATCCGGGTGCTCAGCTACAACGTCCGCTCACTGCGTGACGACACCGAAGCGCTGGCCCGCGTCATCCGCGCCTGCGCCCCCGACCTGGTGTGCGTCCAGGAGGCCCCGCGCTTCTTCCGCTGGCGCAAGGCCGCGGCCAGGCTCGCGGCCATGACCGATCTGGTGATCCTCAGCGGCGGGGCCACGGCAGCCGGGCCCCTGCTGCTCTGTTCGCTGCGCGCCACCGTCGAACGCACCGAGGACGTCCTGCTGCCGCTCACTCCCGGGCTGCACCGCAGGGGTCTGGCCACGGCGGTCGTACGGATCGCCGGTGCGCGGCTCGGTGTCGTGAGCTGTCACCTGAGCCTGCAGCGGGAGGAACGGCAGGCCCAGGCGGGGATTCTGCTGGACCGGATCGGTGCGATGGACGTCCCGCACGCCGTCGTCGCCGGCGACCTCAACGACGTACCGGAAGGGGGTGCCTTCCGGCGCCTGGCCGGGCGGCTCCAGGACTGCCGGGTCGTGCGGCCGTGGGGCGGCGAGCTGACCTTCCCGCCGGACGCGCCGCGCAAGCGGATCGACGCGGTGTTCGCGACCGGCGGTATCGAGGTGCTCGGCTGCGGCGTCCCCGCGGACCTGCCCGGAGTCACCGACGCGGACCTGAGGGCGGCCACGGACCATCTGCCCGTACTGGCCGCCCTGCGGGTGCCCGCAGGCGGCTGA
- a CDS encoding ROK family glucokinase, which produces MGLTIGVDIGGTKIAAGVVDEEGRILSTFKVSTPPTAEGIVDAISAAVAGASEGHDVEAVGIGAAGYVDDKRATVLFAPNINWRHEPLKDKVEQRVGLPVVVENDANAAAWGEYRFGAGQGHDDVICITLGTGLGGGIIIGNKLRRGRFGVAAEFGHIRVVPDGLLCGCGSQGCWEQYASGRALVRYAKQRANATPENATILLGLGDGTVEGIEGKHISEAARQGCPVAVDSFRELARWAGAGLADLASLFDPSAFIVGGGVSDEGELVLDPIRKSFRRWLIGGEWRPHAQVLAAQLGGKAGLVGAADLARQG; this is translated from the coding sequence ATGGGACTCACCATCGGCGTCGATATCGGCGGCACGAAGATCGCGGCTGGAGTGGTCGACGAAGAGGGCCGGATCCTCTCGACGTTCAAGGTATCGACCCCGCCGACCGCCGAAGGCATCGTGGACGCGATCAGCGCCGCCGTGGCCGGAGCGAGCGAGGGACACGACGTCGAGGCCGTAGGCATCGGCGCGGCCGGATACGTCGACGACAAGCGCGCCACCGTGCTCTTCGCCCCGAACATCAACTGGCGCCACGAGCCGCTCAAGGACAAGGTCGAGCAGCGCGTCGGCCTCCCCGTGGTCGTCGAGAACGACGCCAACGCGGCGGCCTGGGGCGAGTACCGCTTCGGTGCCGGCCAGGGGCACGACGACGTCATCTGCATCACGCTCGGCACCGGCCTGGGCGGCGGCATCATCATCGGCAACAAGCTGCGCCGCGGACGCTTCGGAGTGGCGGCGGAATTCGGTCACATCCGGGTCGTCCCGGACGGGCTGCTCTGCGGCTGCGGAAGCCAGGGCTGCTGGGAGCAGTACGCCTCCGGGCGCGCGCTCGTCCGGTACGCGAAGCAGCGCGCCAACGCCACCCCGGAGAACGCCACGATCCTGCTCGGGCTCGGTGACGGCACGGTGGAGGGCATCGAGGGCAAGCACATCAGTGAGGCCGCCCGGCAGGGCTGCCCGGTCGCCGTCGACTCCTTCCGTGAGCTGGCGCGCTGGGCCGGAGCCGGACTGGCCGACCTCGCCTCCCTCTTCGACCCGTCCGCCTTCATCGTCGGCGGCGGCGTCTCGGACGAGGGCGAACTGGTCCTCGACCCGATCCGCAAGTCGTTCCGGCGCTGGCTGATCGGCGGGGAGTGGCGCCCGCACGCGCAGGTCCTCGCGGCCCAACTGGGCGGCAAGGCCGGCCTGGTGGGCGCGGCGGACCTGGCTCGCCAGGGCTGA
- a CDS encoding DUF5304 domain-containing protein: protein MSEATDRPVDDDAWAEACAEDLEAEKARRRAQYGQQPGSAAEELRKLIDAVADKVSSLQSPLLGMAAQGTVQQVIRQAKSAVEPVIDRNPELFDHLAAAGNELLAAYRSAVEGQEGRWTRGTEGAGGTSGGTGSTSGPGKKAAEDPSDPRDEGTGGSEHIDLD, encoded by the coding sequence ATGAGTGAAGCCACCGATCGTCCCGTCGACGACGACGCGTGGGCGGAGGCCTGCGCCGAGGACCTCGAAGCGGAGAAGGCCCGCCGCCGTGCCCAGTACGGACAGCAGCCGGGTTCCGCCGCCGAGGAGCTGCGCAAACTGATCGACGCGGTGGCCGACAAGGTCTCGTCGCTCCAGTCGCCGCTGCTCGGCATGGCGGCCCAGGGCACCGTCCAGCAGGTGATCCGGCAGGCCAAGTCCGCCGTCGAGCCCGTCATCGACCGCAATCCGGAACTGTTCGACCATCTCGCCGCCGCGGGGAACGAACTCCTCGCCGCCTACCGCTCCGCCGTCGAGGGCCAGGAGGGCCGCTGGACCCGGGGCACCGAGGGCGCCGGAGGTACCTCGGGCGGCACCGGAAGCACCTCCGGTCCAGGGAAGAAGGCGGCCGAGGACCCCTCGGACCCGCGTGACGAGGGCACCGGCGGCAGCGAACACATCGACCTGGACTGA
- a CDS encoding ArsA-related P-loop ATPase, translating into MRTVLVTGPGGAGRTTVAAATALASARSGRRTLLISADAVPAFPAGTAPTEVTERLACARIDSAAHFRDELLDLQDRASGVLDLLGANRLDGEELTELPGSAQLAFLHALRRAAGGDRAEDGHEVLVVDLPPLTEALALLALPGQLRRYLRRLLPRERQAARALRPVLAQLAGVPMPAQWLYESAARKDAELAAVEALIEDGATTVRLVAEPGRAGGEALSTARTGLALHGLRVDSVVASRVLPRHSADPWFADLAARQEKCLDHWHQEWAPGTSVRETAHLGREPRTLEDLDLLAETCAPDDRAPGHAGDPWWTEDAGDGVIAWCLPLPGAVKEDLKLVRRGDELLLTAGPFHRILRLESALRRCTVSGAALTDGVLRVRFTPDPGLWPRTQ; encoded by the coding sequence GTGCGCACGGTCCTCGTCACCGGCCCCGGCGGCGCAGGCCGTACGACCGTCGCCGCGGCGACCGCGCTCGCCTCGGCCCGCAGCGGCCGGCGCACCCTCCTGATCTCCGCGGACGCGGTGCCCGCCTTCCCGGCGGGCACCGCGCCCACCGAGGTCACCGAGCGGCTGGCCTGCGCCCGTATCGACTCCGCCGCCCACTTCCGTGACGAGCTGCTCGACCTCCAGGACCGGGCGTCCGGGGTGCTGGACCTGCTCGGAGCCAACCGGCTCGACGGTGAGGAACTCACCGAACTGCCGGGCAGCGCACAGCTCGCCTTCCTCCACGCCCTGCGCCGGGCGGCCGGGGGAGACCGGGCGGAGGACGGCCACGAGGTCCTCGTCGTCGACCTGCCCCCGCTCACCGAAGCCCTCGCCCTGCTCGCCCTGCCAGGACAGCTGCGCCGTTATCTGCGCCGCCTCCTGCCCCGGGAACGCCAGGCCGCCCGTGCCCTGCGCCCGGTCCTCGCCCAGCTCGCCGGCGTCCCCATGCCCGCCCAGTGGCTCTACGAGTCCGCCGCCCGCAAGGACGCCGAACTGGCCGCCGTCGAGGCACTGATCGAGGACGGCGCGACCACCGTGAGGCTGGTCGCAGAACCCGGACGGGCCGGCGGCGAGGCGCTGAGCACCGCCCGTACCGGACTCGCCCTGCACGGACTGCGCGTCGACTCCGTCGTGGCCTCCAGGGTCCTGCCCCGGCACTCGGCCGACCCCTGGTTCGCCGATCTCGCCGCCCGGCAGGAGAAGTGCCTGGACCACTGGCACCAGGAGTGGGCGCCCGGAACCTCCGTGCGTGAGACCGCCCACCTCGGCCGCGAGCCCCGCACCCTGGAGGACCTGGACCTCCTCGCCGAGACCTGCGCACCGGACGACCGGGCGCCGGGACACGCCGGGGACCCGTGGTGGACCGAGGACGCCGGCGACGGCGTCATCGCCTGGTGCCTGCCGCTGCCCGGGGCCGTCAAGGAGGACCTCAAGCTGGTCAGGCGCGGCGACGAACTGCTCCTCACCGCAGGGCCGTTCCACCGGATCCTGCGTCTGGAGTCCGCGCTGCGCCGCTGTACCGTCTCGGGGGCCGCGCTGACCGACGGCGTCCTGCGTGTCCGGTTCACACCTGACCCCGGGCTCTGGCCTCGGACACAATGA
- a CDS encoding SRPBCC family protein, giving the protein MAEHTSSSITIEAAPADVMGVIADFARYPEWTGEVKEAEILATDDQGRAEQVRLVLDAGAIKDDHVLAYTWNSEYEVGWTLVKSQMLRALDGSYALAPLGDGDRTEVTYRLAVDVKIPLIGMIKRKAEKVIIDRALAGLKKRVESVPKA; this is encoded by the coding sequence ATGGCTGAACACACCAGCTCGAGCATCACGATCGAGGCGGCACCGGCCGACGTCATGGGAGTGATCGCCGACTTCGCCCGCTATCCGGAATGGACCGGAGAGGTGAAGGAGGCCGAGATCCTGGCCACGGACGACCAGGGCCGTGCCGAGCAGGTCCGCCTCGTCCTGGACGCCGGAGCGATCAAGGACGACCACGTTCTCGCGTACACCTGGAACAGTGAGTACGAGGTCGGCTGGACCCTCGTGAAGTCCCAGATGCTGCGCGCGCTCGACGGCAGCTACGCGCTGGCACCCCTGGGCGACGGCGACCGTACCGAGGTCACCTACCGGCTCGCCGTCGACGTCAAGATCCCGCTCATCGGAATGATCAAGCGCAAGGCCGAGAAGGTCATCATCGACCGGGCCCTCGCCGGGCTGAAGAAGCGCGTCGAGTCCGTCCCGAAGGCCTGA
- a CDS encoding metallophosphoesterase family protein has protein sequence MRAGTPHNQHTTPTRRTRVHVVSDVHGNAEALARAGDGADALICLGDLVLFLDYADHSRGIFPDLFGVANADRIVELRTARRFEEARAFGRELWAGRDRNAAILSAVRKQYAEMFAVMPTPTYATYGNVDVPALWPEYANAGTTVLDGERVEIGGRVFGFVGGGLRTPMNTPYEISDEEYAAKVEALGPVDVLCSHIPPDVPELTYDTVARRFERGSRALLDAIHRTRPRYAIFGHVHQPLVRRMRIGVTECVNVGHFASSGRPWALEW, from the coding sequence ATGCGAGCCGGCACACCGCACAATCAGCACACAACCCCCACTCGGCGGACACGCGTGCACGTGGTCAGCGACGTGCACGGGAACGCGGAGGCGCTGGCGCGCGCCGGCGACGGCGCGGACGCCCTCATCTGTCTGGGTGACCTGGTCCTCTTCCTCGACTACGCCGACCATTCGCGCGGCATCTTCCCCGACCTGTTCGGAGTGGCCAACGCCGACCGCATCGTCGAGCTGCGCACCGCGCGCCGCTTCGAGGAGGCACGCGCCTTCGGCCGCGAACTGTGGGCCGGCCGGGACCGCAACGCGGCGATCCTGTCCGCCGTACGCAAGCAGTACGCCGAGATGTTCGCGGTCATGCCCACCCCGACCTACGCCACGTACGGCAACGTGGACGTGCCCGCGCTCTGGCCCGAGTACGCCAATGCCGGTACCACCGTGCTGGACGGCGAACGCGTCGAGATCGGAGGCCGGGTCTTCGGGTTCGTGGGGGGCGGCCTCAGGACTCCCATGAACACCCCGTACGAGATCAGCGACGAGGAGTACGCGGCCAAGGTCGAGGCGCTCGGGCCGGTGGACGTCCTGTGCTCGCACATCCCGCCGGACGTCCCCGAGCTGACGTACGACACAGTGGCCCGGCGCTTCGAGCGCGGCAGCCGCGCGCTCCTCGACGCCATCCACCGGACCCGCCCCCGCTACGCGATTTTCGGCCATGTCCACCAGCCCCTGGTCCGGCGGATGCGGATCGGCGTCACCGAATGCGTCAACGTCGGCCACTTCGCCTCCAGCGGTCGCCCCTGGGCCCTGGAGTGGTGA